Proteins co-encoded in one Leptospira levettii genomic window:
- a CDS encoding lipoprotein LipL45, translating to MKASKLTIMGLALLFTGLTVCKKPEAEVSEAPKKPADLSAVVVFAVGDSKIQHADQTEEKAQLGALLKTGDNVVTGDNGKVDIQFADGSSIRISPKSAIDFAKLSQDNAGTTDTQIALVSGKVFAKVNKAKKEDNFTVVTPTAIAGVRGTSFIVESAEGKPAKVKVVEGAVAFAPRVPALEKLSEEEISKNADLKKLQESIAKAEVILEKDQASTQSAKSAELAKSADIQSLDLSKAFKTTEKEKLVVESAKLTKNEEQEIKTIVTVDKQTAQEIVKLSESAQTDKLDELKKQEIDTKKQAIEKEVAKRQEEEKKKFEESLASQPKEFKSKKDIVNYYERIEKIVLVDGKTVIGAIINQENGQLIVHTENGVKKIDMDNVEEVIYDLQQKSKF from the coding sequence ATGAAAGCATCGAAACTAACCATCATGGGACTTGCGCTTCTTTTCACTGGGCTTACAGTTTGTAAGAAACCAGAGGCAGAAGTATCAGAAGCACCTAAAAAACCAGCAGACTTATCTGCGGTAGTCGTATTTGCGGTAGGAGATTCTAAAATCCAACACGCAGACCAAACGGAAGAAAAAGCACAACTTGGTGCTCTTCTGAAAACAGGGGATAATGTAGTCACAGGCGACAATGGAAAAGTAGACATCCAATTTGCAGATGGCTCGAGCATTCGTATCTCTCCAAAGTCCGCGATTGACTTTGCAAAACTTTCTCAAGACAACGCTGGAACAACAGACACTCAAATTGCTCTTGTTTCCGGAAAAGTATTCGCGAAAGTTAACAAAGCAAAAAAAGAAGACAACTTTACTGTCGTAACACCAACTGCAATTGCGGGTGTGCGAGGAACTTCTTTCATCGTAGAATCAGCTGAAGGAAAACCAGCAAAAGTGAAAGTGGTTGAAGGTGCAGTAGCATTTGCTCCACGGGTTCCAGCTTTAGAGAAACTTTCTGAAGAAGAAATTTCAAAAAACGCTGACCTTAAAAAACTACAAGAGTCAATTGCAAAGGCTGAAGTGATCTTGGAAAAAGACCAAGCTTCTACTCAATCAGCAAAATCTGCAGAACTTGCGAAGTCAGCTGACATTCAATCTTTGGATTTATCAAAAGCATTCAAAACTACTGAGAAAGAAAAACTCGTAGTAGAAAGTGCAAAACTTACTAAAAACGAAGAACAAGAAATCAAAACGATCGTGACTGTTGACAAACAGACAGCACAAGAGATTGTAAAACTTAGTGAATCAGCTCAAACTGATAAACTCGATGAATTGAAAAAACAAGAAATCGACACTAAAAAGCAAGCGATCGAAAAAGAAGTAGCGAAACGACAAGAAGAAGAGAAGAAAAAATTCGAAGAATCTTTAGCTAGCCAACCAAAAGAATTCAAATCTAAAAAAGACATCGTAAACTACTACGAAAGAATCGAAAAAATCGTGTTAGTCGATGGAAAAACAGTGATTGGTGCAATCATCAACCAAGAAAATGGTCAATTGATTGTTCACACTGAAAATGGTGTTAAAAAAATTGATATGGACAATGTAGAAGAAGTCATTTACGACCTTCAACAAAAATCCAAATTCTAA
- a CDS encoding HPP family protein codes for MPLKSRFKNIPYKIKAPLLAKRNQISYRFAIWSFLSSTISIWSILIITNLSGHTLLIGSFGATSVLLFAVPDAPLSQPRNLIGGHLLSAMIAVLLVYLFGTNFFTIGLSVGLSILVMYLTHTLHPPGGATALIGVIGGVGVDFIFFPVMVGVFVLLVNALVVNNLVHHRKYPVVWF; via the coding sequence ATACCGCTGAAAAGTAGATTTAAAAATATTCCTTATAAAATTAAGGCACCACTTCTCGCAAAACGGAATCAAATATCCTACCGGTTTGCGATATGGAGTTTTTTAAGTAGTACAATTTCCATTTGGTCGATTTTAATCATCACCAATCTCTCTGGTCATACTCTTCTCATCGGATCCTTTGGTGCCACTTCGGTTTTGTTATTTGCAGTCCCTGATGCACCTTTATCACAACCAAGAAATTTGATAGGTGGTCATCTTTTATCAGCAATGATTGCCGTTTTACTTGTGTATCTGTTTGGGACCAATTTTTTCACAATTGGTTTATCGGTTGGGTTATCGATTCTTGTGATGTACCTAACTCATACCTTACACCCACCAGGAGGGGCCACAGCACTGATTGGTGTGATCGGAGGAGTGGGAGTGGATTTTATTTTTTTCCCAGTCATGGTAGGGGTATTTGTGTTGTTAGTAAATGCCCTTGTTGTGAACAATTTAGTGCACCACCGGAAGTATCCGGTGGTTTGGTTTTAG
- the lipA gene encoding lipoyl synthase, which produces MNPLKKKPRSKHLNPTQPLPDWMKVRVSFPKESDALSTVRAEVETKQLHTVCESASCPNLNHCWNRKTATYMLAGDICTRRCQYCDVAFGKPKPLEMDEPEKVARSVEALGLKHVVLTAVNRDDLKDGGANHFAETITKIKTYRPECSIEVLIPDFKAKEESLQILYAAKPNIINHNIETVERLFPTITPQKNYRRSLEVLTHIAKHGFLTKSGLILGLGETEEDVNQCLQDLYDHGVRMLTIGQYLQPGPTHYPVQSFIPPETFQLWKETAYKIGFKTVASGPLVRSSYHADEYFTEDSLNLPKE; this is translated from the coding sequence ATGAATCCACTAAAAAAGAAACCTCGCTCAAAACATTTGAACCCCACCCAACCTCTCCCAGATTGGATGAAGGTGCGAGTGAGTTTCCCAAAAGAGTCCGATGCCTTATCAACAGTTCGGGCGGAGGTGGAAACCAAACAATTACATACTGTTTGTGAGTCGGCAAGTTGCCCAAACCTCAACCATTGTTGGAACCGAAAAACAGCTACCTATATGTTGGCAGGGGATATTTGTACAAGACGTTGCCAATACTGTGATGTGGCGTTTGGAAAACCAAAACCCCTTGAAATGGATGAACCAGAAAAAGTAGCAAGGTCTGTTGAAGCACTGGGGCTTAAACATGTGGTACTCACTGCAGTCAACCGAGATGATTTAAAAGATGGCGGGGCAAACCATTTCGCAGAAACCATCACAAAAATCAAAACCTACCGACCTGAATGTTCCATCGAAGTACTCATCCCTGATTTTAAGGCCAAAGAAGAATCCTTACAAATTCTATATGCCGCCAAACCCAATATCATCAACCATAACATTGAAACCGTGGAACGACTCTTTCCCACAATCACTCCCCAAAAAAATTACCGTAGGTCCCTCGAAGTTTTGACTCATATCGCAAAACATGGATTCCTTACAAAAAGTGGACTGATCCTTGGACTTGGGGAAACAGAAGAGGATGTCAATCAATGTTTACAAGATTTATATGATCATGGAGTGCGAATGTTGACCATTGGGCAGTACCTTCAACCTGGTCCAACTCATTACCCAGTCCAAAGTTTTATCCCCCCAGAAACATTCCAATTGTGGAAAGAAACAGCTTACAAAATTGGATTTAAAACTGTCGCATCTGGCCCACTTGTCCGTTCCTCTTACCATGCAGACGAATATTTTACTGAGGATTCTCTGAATCTACCGAAAGAGTAG
- a CDS encoding DUF1574 domain-containing protein: MKSKPFLFYPVVVFLFIFVIDKIFLLPIFHDEFLQAGNSVFYFQRKVLKDRLLKDPDLKEKKLTLVFGDSRSYPFSEIGIPEPYKKNWTLYNFSSPQGIPMNSYIQFQEILESGVTPDFVILSLSPEAFDDSKGFILSPFLRMGCDSNCIETVWEDVPFKEKWDYLLDRVFAIRSIEFNLSLFTSRLKQGKLKEYKSSHNKEFQLINYTKGEYLMYGVQSNPIEKIKNDTIRIGNLYMRSYSIGSSQFPYVEKILKITKEKKIKTLVLWPKVFPDYYSYYEKFHIKEVWWNKVETLAKKYDANTLNWNTPNTCDLFNDASHQSAFCFVDQMKEIWINTAEK, translated from the coding sequence TTGAAATCAAAACCATTTTTATTTTACCCAGTCGTAGTCTTTTTATTTATCTTTGTCATAGATAAAATTTTTTTATTACCCATCTTTCATGATGAATTTTTGCAAGCTGGTAATTCAGTATTTTACTTTCAAAGAAAGGTTTTAAAAGATCGTTTGCTAAAAGATCCAGATTTGAAGGAAAAAAAACTGACTTTGGTTTTTGGAGATTCTCGTTCTTATCCTTTTTCAGAAATAGGAATCCCTGAACCTTATAAAAAAAATTGGACACTCTATAATTTCAGCAGCCCACAAGGAATTCCAATGAATTCCTACATCCAGTTCCAAGAAATTTTGGAATCTGGTGTTACTCCCGATTTTGTCATTCTTTCTTTAAGCCCTGAGGCCTTTGATGATTCCAAAGGGTTTATTCTATCTCCATTTTTACGAATGGGATGTGATTCCAATTGTATTGAGACTGTTTGGGAAGATGTCCCTTTCAAAGAAAAGTGGGATTACCTTTTAGATCGAGTATTTGCCATCCGAAGTATAGAATTCAATTTATCTCTTTTTACTTCCAGGCTCAAACAAGGAAAATTAAAAGAATACAAATCTTCACACAACAAAGAATTTCAGCTTATCAATTATACGAAGGGTGAATATTTGATGTATGGCGTTCAATCCAATCCAATAGAAAAAATTAAAAATGACACGATTCGAATTGGAAATTTGTACATGAGATCCTATTCAATTGGTTCTTCCCAATTTCCCTATGTAGAAAAAATATTAAAAATCACTAAAGAGAAAAAAATCAAAACCTTGGTATTGTGGCCAAAAGTTTTTCCAGATTATTATTCTTATTACGAAAAATTTCATATAAAAGAAGTTTGGTGGAACAAAGTTGAAACATTGGCAAAGAAATATGATGCAAATACACTCAATTGGAATACGCCGAATACTTGCGATTTGTTCAATGATGCGTCTCACCAATCTGCATTTTGTTTTGTAGACCAGATGAAAGAAATTTGGATCAATACCGCTGAAAAGTAG
- a CDS encoding radical SAM protein, which produces MAETSTLHQRPASSLSLLEEMERTYKDLPMEAIVKQDILRQGIHFFPEAFQVKDPYKSKDYFIFSFDHIPLADLKDGADTKAPEEIKISGGHFGLLKTVISTRNNPNSPYKMKLKEGKPTLFLEDTEIGTAEYPPIPSWYRHKTKSGKLPGEIAPVIEWGYLLYLTVFRNCQYFGKDEECAYCDINHNYRQQKGAGRPYTGVKDVEDILEVLSWVDAEDEIAKVYTITGGSVLTNLKKKSEVDFYLQYPEAIEARFPKRWMGKLVAQAFEKEDCQKFKDAGIQIYHPNYEVWDKALFEKICPGKASWIGYENWIRRVVDSAEVFGPENVIPNFVGGVELSEPWGFKTVKEAITSTKQGLDFFMSKGIVPRFTAWCPEPYTTLGQQAGPPLVYFCELLRAWKETFESYGLPTPPGYGEPGPGKAVFSVSAFMDVIGYTGRN; this is translated from the coding sequence ATGGCTGAAACCTCTACATTGCACCAAAGACCTGCCTCCTCCCTCTCTTTATTAGAAGAAATGGAAAGAACGTATAAAGACTTACCTATGGAAGCCATTGTCAAACAAGACATCTTAAGACAAGGGATTCATTTTTTCCCAGAGGCCTTCCAAGTCAAAGACCCTTATAAATCTAAGGATTACTTTATCTTTTCCTTTGATCATATTCCGCTAGCGGACCTAAAAGATGGAGCAGATACCAAAGCCCCAGAAGAAATCAAAATCAGCGGTGGCCATTTTGGACTTTTAAAGACCGTCATCTCCACACGAAATAACCCAAATTCCCCGTACAAAATGAAACTAAAAGAGGGAAAACCAACTCTGTTTTTAGAGGATACAGAAATTGGAACAGCAGAATACCCACCCATTCCTTCTTGGTACAGACACAAAACAAAATCCGGAAAACTTCCTGGTGAAATTGCACCTGTCATCGAATGGGGTTACCTTCTGTATTTAACTGTCTTTCGTAACTGCCAGTACTTTGGAAAAGACGAAGAATGTGCGTATTGTGACATCAACCATAACTACCGCCAACAAAAAGGAGCGGGTCGTCCTTATACGGGAGTCAAGGATGTAGAAGATATTTTAGAAGTGTTATCTTGGGTAGATGCAGAAGACGAGATTGCAAAAGTGTATACAATCACAGGTGGATCCGTCCTCACCAATCTTAAGAAAAAATCGGAAGTTGATTTTTACTTACAATACCCTGAAGCCATTGAAGCTAGGTTTCCGAAACGATGGATGGGAAAACTGGTAGCTCAAGCCTTTGAAAAGGAAGATTGCCAAAAATTCAAAGATGCAGGGATTCAAATTTACCATCCCAATTATGAAGTATGGGACAAAGCACTATTTGAAAAAATATGCCCTGGGAAAGCAAGTTGGATTGGGTATGAAAATTGGATCCGAAGAGTTGTGGATTCAGCAGAAGTATTTGGACCCGAAAATGTAATTCCTAACTTTGTAGGTGGAGTTGAACTTTCTGAACCTTGGGGATTCAAAACAGTAAAAGAAGCCATCACATCCACAAAACAAGGGTTAGACTTTTTTATGTCAAAAGGAATTGTGCCTAGATTTACAGCATGGTGCCCTGAGCCATACACAACTCTTGGCCAACAAGCGGGCCCTCCTCTTGTTTATTTTTGTGAACTGTTACGAGCATGGAAAGAAACGTTCGAATCTTATGGTTTACCAACCCCTCCAGGGTATGGCGAACCTGGGCCAGGAAAGGCTGTTTTTTCTGTTTCTGCATTTATGGATGTCATAGGATATACTGGACGAAATTAG
- the fsa gene encoding fructose-6-phosphate aldolase, with protein sequence MNLFLDTANIDEIKKVHELGLLDGITTNPSIIAKSGRKFTEVIKEICSFVKGPVSAEVLATDAPTMIKEGLELSKIAENVVVKVPLIPEGIKAVNAFAEKGIQTNVTLCFTANQALLAAKAGASFISPFVGRLDDVGYDGLDLISEIREIYDNYGIETQILAASVRHPIHFKEVALRGADCVTLPYSVFEMLFKHPLTDSGLAKFVEDSKKLNW encoded by the coding sequence ATGAATTTATTTTTAGACACAGCCAACATTGACGAAATCAAAAAAGTCCATGAATTAGGCTTACTTGACGGTATCACCACTAACCCATCCATCATTGCAAAATCTGGTCGCAAATTCACAGAAGTCATCAAAGAAATCTGTAGTTTTGTAAAAGGACCTGTCAGTGCAGAAGTTCTTGCAACTGATGCTCCTACCATGATCAAAGAAGGTTTAGAACTTTCTAAAATTGCGGAAAACGTTGTCGTAAAAGTTCCTTTAATCCCAGAAGGGATCAAAGCGGTCAATGCATTTGCAGAAAAGGGAATCCAAACAAACGTTACACTTTGTTTTACAGCAAACCAAGCGTTACTTGCAGCAAAAGCGGGAGCAAGTTTTATTTCTCCATTTGTAGGTCGATTGGATGATGTTGGTTATGATGGACTCGATCTTATTTCTGAGATTCGTGAAATCTATGATAATTATGGAATCGAAACACAAATCCTTGCTGCATCCGTTCGCCATCCGATCCATTTCAAAGAAGTTGCGTTACGTGGAGCTGACTGTGTGACATTACCATACTCTGTCTTTGAAATGTTATTCAAACACCCACTCACTGATAGTGGTCTTGCTAAATTTGTGGAAGACTCAAAAAAACTAAATTGGTAA
- the purH gene encoding bifunctional phosphoribosylaminoimidazolecarboxamide formyltransferase/IMP cyclohydrolase, which yields MIQIKRALVSVSDKTGITEICSFLAKNGVEILSTGGTYDALSKAGIPVKKVDEFTGFPEILHGRVKTLHPKIHGGLLGDTTNPDHVKQMETNGIVPITLVIVNLYPFVKTVMKPDVTLEDAIENIDIGGPSMLRSAAKNHKNVVVLTDPKDYESFQKEFTTNSGKISRETAFSYAAKVFSETASYDSAISTYFNKRLGIKYPDKITFAFNKKQKLRYGENPHQDAAFYEPLFLKSQFEALQGKELSFNNMLDFDAAFHVASLLPKNAVSIVKHLNPCGIAFGETVLESFELARKTDPISAFGGIIGIHGRVEKESAEEITKNFVEGVIAESFSNEALEIFSKKPNIRLIPIAKFDEALDELDLRSLHHGLLIQNRDYDLITKDKLKIVSKKQPTEDDLEGLMFAWNCVKFIKSNAIVYTDQNSTLGIGAGQMSRVDSVELGAMKAQKVGLSVVGSYVGSDAFFPFRDGIDAIAKVGAKAIIQPGGSIRDEEVIQAADEHGLIMVFTGMRHFRH from the coding sequence ATGATCCAAATCAAAAGAGCACTTGTTTCTGTTTCTGATAAAACAGGAATCACTGAAATCTGTTCCTTCCTTGCAAAAAACGGAGTGGAAATTTTGTCCACTGGTGGAACCTATGATGCTTTATCGAAGGCAGGCATACCTGTGAAAAAGGTAGATGAGTTTACTGGTTTTCCAGAAATCTTACATGGCCGCGTAAAAACCCTCCACCCTAAAATCCACGGTGGTTTACTTGGTGATACAACGAATCCCGACCACGTGAAACAAATGGAAACCAATGGAATTGTACCGATTACTCTTGTGATCGTCAATTTATACCCATTTGTAAAAACTGTGATGAAACCTGATGTGACTCTCGAAGACGCAATTGAGAACATTGATATCGGTGGACCATCTATGTTACGTTCGGCGGCAAAAAATCATAAAAACGTTGTTGTTTTAACGGATCCAAAAGATTACGAATCTTTCCAAAAAGAATTTACGACGAACTCAGGCAAAATCTCAAGAGAAACTGCATTTAGTTATGCGGCAAAAGTGTTTTCAGAAACAGCATCGTATGATTCAGCAATCTCAACATACTTTAACAAGCGTTTAGGAATCAAATACCCAGACAAAATTACATTTGCATTTAATAAAAAACAAAAACTTCGTTATGGTGAAAACCCACACCAAGATGCTGCTTTTTACGAACCTTTGTTTCTGAAATCACAATTTGAGGCTTTACAAGGAAAAGAACTTTCCTTTAACAATATGTTGGATTTTGACGCAGCATTCCATGTTGCAAGTTTACTTCCGAAAAATGCAGTTTCCATTGTAAAACACCTAAATCCATGTGGAATCGCATTTGGAGAAACTGTTTTGGAATCGTTTGAACTCGCGAGAAAAACAGATCCTATTTCTGCTTTTGGTGGAATCATCGGAATCCATGGACGAGTGGAAAAAGAGTCAGCAGAAGAAATCACAAAAAACTTTGTAGAAGGTGTAATTGCCGAAAGTTTTTCAAACGAAGCATTGGAAATTTTCTCAAAAAAACCTAACATCCGTTTAATCCCAATTGCTAAGTTTGACGAAGCACTTGATGAATTGGATTTACGCTCCCTCCACCATGGACTTCTCATCCAAAACAGAGATTATGATCTCATCACCAAAGACAAATTGAAAATCGTTTCGAAAAAACAACCCACGGAAGACGATTTGGAAGGTTTGATGTTTGCTTGGAATTGTGTAAAGTTTATCAAATCCAATGCCATCGTATATACAGACCAAAATTCAACACTTGGAATTGGCGCAGGCCAAATGTCTCGTGTGGATTCTGTTGAACTTGGTGCAATGAAGGCTCAAAAAGTAGGACTATCTGTCGTTGGATCCTATGTTGGAAGTGATGCATTTTTTCCATTCCGTGATGGAATCGATGCGATTGCAAAAGTGGGAGCAAAAGCAATCATCCAACCAGGTGGTTCCATCCGGGATGAAGAAGTGATCCAAGCAGCGGACGAACATGGACTCATTATGGTCTTCACTGGAATGAGGCATTTCCGTCACTAA
- a CDS encoding PP2C family protein-serine/threonine phosphatase — translation MRKSFLGLVYASIVLCFCQCQNPDFDRNLHFRQGVLDLTEITFKEDTAIDLEGEWELYFGEFHYPPFHGKKELTGYLAIPNSWQNEEYGGIELPRTGKVTLRAFIHINKQTVGQELRIYIPDIATSYRFFANGVLIGGQGKPGINQFDDTPRIKSKYYTLIPDDEVIELVFHIANYENNFGGFWGTPILGNKYALDREKMFSNARELFLLGALSLIGLYHFGLFFYKRKEKSIFYFAIFCVLLGIRLAFTGERYVLELFPKFHWPTAFRIEFASYYFAVPTFLLFIHSLFPEESKAKHVRRALIVSCLFALTLFLPISVFTILLYGFQILAFVIIGYVIHINLKAVINSRPNSKLFLIGLLILAFSVSFDILKHSLNSRGIGLTPYALLCFIFIQSLILSSRIANAFVRAEELAESLKISNESLLAVTENLEQIVSERTYQLNFSLNRIKKDLLLAKKIQQKILPEDGIKFDPLKIHLYFQPQDEVGGDFYDIFELDNGTVRFFVADATGHGIQAALYTMAIKSEYEAIKRFITKTDDLMNHLNQKIQNKFSGLKIVFSGFLLDIDTKTKTVYYSSAGHPNQIFQSVGNQIILNRTGNIIGLKKDQPYTQKQFQIMEGDRILLFTDGMLEQKNEAREEFGMDRIQKILSDFQNKESERVLAELVIQLFLFQGKEEQEDDQTMVLIEWEKNDSNQNLI, via the coding sequence ATGCGAAAGAGTTTTCTGGGATTGGTCTATGCCTCCATTGTCTTATGTTTTTGCCAGTGCCAAAACCCAGACTTCGATCGGAATTTACACTTCCGCCAAGGTGTATTAGATTTAACAGAAATCACCTTTAAAGAAGACACAGCGATCGATCTAGAGGGGGAATGGGAATTGTACTTTGGGGAATTCCACTACCCTCCTTTTCATGGAAAAAAAGAACTCACAGGTTACCTAGCAATTCCCAACTCTTGGCAAAATGAAGAGTATGGAGGAATCGAATTACCTAGAACGGGGAAAGTCACCCTACGTGCATTCATCCACATCAACAAACAAACCGTAGGCCAAGAACTTAGGATTTATATTCCAGATATCGCCACTTCCTATCGGTTTTTTGCCAATGGAGTTCTCATTGGTGGGCAAGGAAAACCAGGCATCAACCAATTTGATGACACTCCTAGGATCAAATCCAAGTATTATACTCTCATTCCTGATGATGAAGTGATCGAACTTGTGTTTCATATTGCCAATTATGAAAACAATTTTGGTGGGTTTTGGGGAACTCCCATATTAGGAAACAAATATGCGTTAGATCGGGAAAAGATGTTTTCCAATGCGAGAGAATTGTTTTTACTCGGCGCACTATCACTCATAGGTTTATATCATTTTGGTTTATTCTTTTATAAACGAAAAGAAAAATCCATTTTTTACTTTGCGATCTTTTGTGTATTACTTGGAATACGCCTTGCATTTACGGGTGAAAGGTATGTTTTAGAACTGTTTCCAAAATTCCATTGGCCAACAGCATTTCGAATTGAATTTGCCTCTTATTACTTTGCTGTTCCTACGTTTTTATTATTCATTCATTCTTTATTTCCAGAAGAATCAAAGGCAAAACACGTTCGTCGTGCACTCATTGTTAGTTGCCTTTTTGCTCTTACATTGTTTTTGCCAATTTCAGTGTTTACCATTTTACTCTATGGTTTTCAAATACTGGCGTTTGTCATCATTGGTTATGTCATACATATTAATTTAAAAGCAGTCATCAATAGCCGACCAAATTCAAAACTATTTTTGATTGGTTTACTGATATTAGCATTTTCTGTTTCTTTTGATATTCTAAAACATAGTTTAAACAGTCGAGGGATTGGACTTACTCCCTATGCCTTATTGTGTTTCATTTTCATCCAATCTCTGATCCTCTCAAGTAGGATCGCTAATGCATTTGTACGGGCAGAAGAATTGGCAGAAAGTTTAAAAATTAGCAATGAATCTTTGTTAGCTGTTACTGAGAATTTGGAACAAATTGTATCGGAACGAACTTACCAGTTGAACTTTTCTTTAAATCGTATCAAAAAAGATCTATTACTCGCAAAAAAAATCCAACAAAAGATCTTACCGGAAGATGGAATCAAGTTTGATCCATTAAAAATCCATCTCTACTTCCAGCCCCAAGACGAAGTGGGTGGAGATTTTTATGATATCTTTGAATTGGATAATGGAACGGTTCGTTTTTTTGTAGCGGATGCAACAGGTCATGGAATCCAAGCAGCCCTTTACACAATGGCCATCAAATCGGAATATGAGGCCATCAAACGATTTATCACCAAAACAGATGATTTGATGAACCATCTCAACCAAAAGATCCAAAATAAATTCTCAGGTTTGAAAATCGTATTTTCAGGATTTTTATTGGACATTGATACCAAAACGAAAACGGTCTATTATTCTTCAGCGGGCCACCCCAATCAGATTTTCCAATCTGTAGGAAATCAAATCATACTAAACCGAACAGGGAATATCATTGGTTTAAAGAAGGACCAACCTTATACCCAAAAACAATTCCAAATTATGGAAGGGGATCGTATTTTACTTTTTACCGATGGAATGTTGGAACAAAAAAATGAAGCAAGAGAAGAGTTTGGTATGGATCGAATCCAAAAAATTCTTTCTGATTTTCAAAATAAAGAATCAGAAAGGGTTCTTGCCGAACTAGTCATCCAATTGTTTTTATTCCAAGGAAAAGAAGAACAAGAAGATGACCAAACGATGGTACTCATTGAATGGGAAAAAAATGATTCCAATCAAAACTTAATTTAA
- a CDS encoding pseudouridine synthase gives MRINAFLAKLGLGSRRKVEELVLSGRVKINGSTITDLSFQVNEDDTILFDGKPVGKEEGFDSRPKIIAFNKPAGFLTSHEDKHHENTIFTLLPESFQKYNYAGRLDLDSRGLILLSIDGNFIQKVTHPKNKIDKEYIISLKQPVSWKKIAEEFMLGVREGGETLRALSVKPANVVPEKTQPGFTSYLSIVLKEGKKRQIRRMCKTKDLVVLDLYRIRIGKLDLRNFHLEEGKYKEVTEGQVLGNPSS, from the coding sequence ATGAGGATCAATGCATTTCTTGCCAAATTAGGTTTAGGTTCCCGACGAAAAGTGGAAGAATTGGTCCTTTCGGGCCGGGTCAAAATCAATGGTAGTACGATCACGGATTTGTCCTTCCAAGTCAATGAGGATGACACCATCCTTTTCGATGGAAAACCAGTCGGAAAAGAGGAAGGATTTGACTCTCGACCAAAAATCATAGCGTTCAACAAACCAGCTGGATTTCTCACCTCTCATGAAGACAAACACCATGAGAACACCATCTTCACCTTATTACCAGAATCGTTCCAAAAATACAATTATGCCGGCCGTTTGGATTTAGATTCAAGGGGACTAATCCTTTTGTCTATCGATGGGAATTTTATCCAAAAAGTAACACATCCCAAAAACAAAATCGATAAAGAATACATCATCAGTTTAAAACAACCTGTGAGTTGGAAAAAAATTGCCGAAGAATTTATGTTAGGTGTAAGAGAAGGAGGAGAAACTCTACGTGCCCTATCTGTAAAACCAGCCAATGTGGTTCCCGAAAAAACCCAACCAGGGTTTACAAGTTACCTTAGCATTGTCCTAAAAGAGGGGAAAAAAAGACAAATTCGTAGGATGTGTAAAACAAAGGATTTAGTTGTTCTTGATTTGTATCGAATTCGGATCGGTAAATTGGATCTCCGCAATTTTCATTTGGAAGAAGGAAAATACAAAGAGGTCACAGAAGGACAAGTTCTAGGCAATCCAAGTTCTTAA